The DNA window ATGCGCCAATTGTTCCAGCACAGTTACGCGGAGGTGCGGCACCATTCGCAGCTTAGCTTCTGGCGCGATCTGCTGCACGACAGGCCACAGATACTGGAGTTGTACACGGATGAGCAGGCCTGGCTGGACAACGGTCTGATCAGCAAGGAGGACTCGGAGAACTCTGCGGCTCGCAGTGAACTGCTGGCGGCCTGCGACGAGTTGGACTTCCTCAACCTGCGCCGCAGCAACGGGACAGACGAACGCATGGGGCAACGTGTACTCCAGATTGTTCAGCTAGTGCGCGCTCTTAGTTTCCATCAGGAGAACCACGCGCTTCTGGCCTCCAACCGCACATTGTGGCGATATCTGGTCATGGGCGCGAACGTGCGATGGAGTAAGTATacaagtattttttataataccaCTAAAAACTAACTAAACATACTTTGATTCCCGAAGGCAACATCCACATCCAGGCTCTTGAGACGGCCGGCAACCTGGCTCAACAGTTTGAACTGCTCGATCCCACCACTGACGAGCTGTCCCGGAATCTGCTGGCCACCCTCTGCGAGGGAATCGACTCCAACGACCGGGCGGTGATCATTAGCTGCCTGGAGATACTCTACAAGCTATGCAGTCGCGAGGGAAACTCGCAGCATATCAATCGTTGCCTTGGCTTGGACTTTTACCAGCGTGCCATGTTGCTCCTCTCGCTCACTGACGTTATGCTGATTATCTTTACTCTGGAGGCAGTATACGCACTTAGTTCGCTGGGCGCCCGACCCTGCTCTATGCTGATGCAAGTGCGAGGCCTGCTGGACCAGCTAGTTGCCCTGATCACCGTGGAGGCGCAGTCATATGGAGCCGACGGTTGCATACTTATGCGGGTGGTCGAGGTTGTGCCGGGCAACATGATCGCCTCGATGGCCCAGAACATGCCCGCTCTGCAGGCACCCGCGGCGGCCGCTTCCATCACGACCCTTCCAACATCCCTGCAAGTGGCAGTCAAGCCGCCAGCTGTGTTGCCCACGCCGACGCCAGCTCAAACACAGGTGCTCCTGCCACAGGGAGAGCAGCAGAGTTTGGTTACGGTTCCGATTCCCGGTCTGTCGGTGCCTAGTTTGCCCCAGGTTAATCTTCCCGTACCCAGTCTGCCACAAGTTCAATTGCCTCCAATTGCTGCCACTGTGCCGCTTCCCAGCCTGCCCAACGTCTCCCAAAGTTTTACTCACGAGGACGAACAGTACGCCTTGGCCTGGCTTGGAGCTACATACGAGCGGGCGGGGAATGGCAACGATCTGCGAGTGGAGCAAGCGGAGCTGTACCGGATCTACTTGTCGCATTGCCAGAAGGCAGGCAAGCTCTCGGTGGTCAATCACATGCAATTCCCTCGCCTGGTTCGGCTCATATTCAACCAATCGGTGGGACCAGTGATTGTGCGGCAGATGGACGGGACGGAGCTGCCTGGGACGTACTACGTAGGCATTCGGATGCGAGCCCAACCGCTTGTCATGCAACAGAGGCCTGCCACCAACATTGTTGCTGTTAAAAAGGAGACTCCCATATTGCCCAAACCGCAGCAAAGTGATCCTGCTCAAACAGAGGTTCCGGCTGAGGAAACTGCTTCGTCTGCTGCCACTCCACCTCCAAGCTCCTCGCTCATCAAGAGCCTTTTGGCTAACAAGGTCACTGAGCgccagcagaagcagaaggCCCAGGCTCTGACGCCTCAGCCGCCAGCCCTGGTGGCCACCACAGCGTCGGCCACGAATGCCTCCCAACCTATCAAGGTAACCTCGACAGCCATTAGCGCCTTCGTGAACAACCCTCTGATGCAGCACACACCGGTGAAGGTGGGCCAAACCACCATCAAGCCGCTGCACCCTCAAATGGCCATTGAAAAGAAGCCAATCACGGACTCTGCTCCGCCGCCCCTCGCTCCTCTGAGTGGCGCAAACGTGGTTACGAAAGACCCGAGCGGGCGTACACTCATCATTGCATCAGCCGCTGCCAAACGCAAATTAACCATCGACGAGGAACAGAATAAGCGACTGGCCTTGGATGCCGCCGCCAGTAGTTCTAGCTCGAACTCTTCTGCCGGAAAGGAAGAGGCGCAGGTGACTCCATCCAAGAATGCGGCCAATCTCTATGCGGACCTGGCTGCATCTATTTTAGAAGATGAGGACATGGACGATGTTCCACCGCTGGCCAAGTCAAGTCAGGAGCAACCCCAACAGCAGTcgcaacagcaactgcaacttATTCCGGCCAAAGTGCAACCAACGCAGCGACAGCTTGTGTTTCCCGCCAGCAATGCAGTTTCTCAAACCCCGCCTCCGCAACTCAAACTagcaaccacagccaccatcAAGACGGATCAGGGTTTGCAGACGGTGCCGGTTATACTGCAGCCCAAGTCTTCGCTGGATTCCACGCCAGCGCCGCAGACGCAGTACGTCCTGGCCACGAACCAGCAGGGTCAAACGTATCTGGTGGCCCAGCAGACGCAGCCCACAATCCCCACATCCACCCAGTCGGCACCGCCCACGTTGCTTGTGACGCAAACGCCGCAACAGCAGACGAAGACCATAATCATCCTTCAGCAGCCAGGAGGCGTCTCCGCTGCCAATGTGGCGGGAACGCAAAAAATGATAATGACAACGGCGCAGGGCCAGCAGGTCCTGGTCACCACCACCACTGCTCCGCAACTGGCCCAGCCACGAGCTGCCACGCCCCAGCAGCAAATATTTATCGCCCCACAGCGACCTGTGCCGGCGTTGGGTGCTGGCCAAATGTCTCCCTCACTACTGTCGCAGCTCAACCAGATCCCGGCCACTATCAAGCTACACCAGCCGCAGCCCCAGCCACAGCTCGTCTCGCCGCAGTTGGCCCCACAGCAGCGGCTCGTGGCCACAAAGCCGGGCGCAGCGCTCCCCATTCCTCAGCTCCAGCAGCACCAGTCCATCATCCAGCAGCACATAATCTCCGGCCCTGCCACAACAACCTCTGGTGGTGCCGTCCAAGGTCAAGGCGAGAAGAGGCAGGTGATCCTCGGTGGAATTAAGGAGACGCTTATCACCCAGACCCCGGCCACGGCGGCTCCCCTGCAGCAGAGCCAGCTCAACTCGCAGACGATCATCACCACACAGCCGCCCACCAGCACAGCTACGATTGGAGGTGCGGCtcttcagcagcagcagcacatgCGAACCGCGTTggaccaacagcagcagaatcATCCGTCTATCATTCAGCAGAAGATCACCATGCCAGCAGTAAGTTCCTACTAGCATCAGAATTACCAGAGAATaccatatattaaaaatatttcaatattttttagatttcgGATGCGACAAAGCCGAAAGCAACTGCTGTTCCGGCCCCAGGAACTCCGTCGAGCACAGTGCTCCTTGCCAAGAAGCCGTTGCTGCCATCTGTCACTCAGGCTGTAGTGGTGACACCGTCCGGAATCAGTGACTCCACGGAAGGCGGCAAAGTCATTGTGACGGCAGGCAGCGAAGCTAAGCCAGCGGAGCACCAGGTGGTGGCCCAGACGACGGCTGGATCAACTGTTGTCACTACCGCTCCCAGCAGCAGTGCTTTGGTGGTCAGTCAAAGCGTCTATGCGACGCCTGCCTCAAATGGCAGTCCCACGCCTTCCGCTATGCCCGTGGACGCGAACTGGTTGTTCATCTGCGACTGGCGCAACTGTCCTCGCAAGAAGTATAAGTCCCTCAACGAGCTCAAGTACCATGTTTGCAATGTTCACTGTCCGGATCACCTGGATTCCGATGCCGACATTTACTGTCAGTGGGGAAGTGGACCCACCTTCTGCGACAACAGGGCGCGCAAACGTTACTCGCTGATGACGCATCTGATCGACCGGCATCTGACCACGGAGAATCTGCGCGCCAGTGTGCAACGGCGCTTGGCCACCGGCATTCACAATGTAGCGCCCACGCAGCCTCCTGTTACCATAGTGCGTAACGAGGGACACGCCCAACGACTGGCGGGACTGCCTTCTGGTGCATCCTCGGGTCCAGCTGCAGCGGCTCCCGTTGTGGGCAGCGCCGCAATGCAAGCCATGAGCAGGCACACAAGCGATTACACGAATGCAAAGGAGTTCATGGACGAAAACGAGGGTCCCGTCACCAAGAGCATCCGACTGACGGCGGCGCTTATTATACGCAACCTTGTCACGTACTCGTCCACAGCCAAGCGAACCCTAAAGCGCTACGAGCCCCACCTGGCCAACGTCGCATTGAGCAATGTGGAGGCCAGCGGAGTGCTCTCCCACATCATGTACGAGCTGAGTCAGTAGCCGAAACCGCTAAACATCAAAATGATTAATAAAACTGACCTGTAATAACGACACTATAAAATGTGAACAAATTCGAACCCTATTTGTCTAAATGAAAGTATAGCTACACTCGGGAAATTCCTAATATTTGTGTAATCGCTCTTGCTGCGAATAAATGTTgtgaatgtttttaaaattgatagaACAATTGGCGTGGCAACAGGCTATCAACATCCACTAGTGATAATATTCAGTTCACCGCGTTACGAGCTATCAGAATCTTAGTTTatggtttatattttgtatatttttaactttttttgatAATGTTCTTGAGTACAGGCActgcaaaatgtatttttaagttttgtcGGCACAGGAAAAGCAGGTTTTAATATCTATTTGATGTATTTTCAAAAGTGTTAATGGTTTATTGAGTATTTTACCCTCCATACAAGAACTGATATTTTCTAACTTCTTTTTAAAAGACTAAAAATCAAAACGATTTGGGTCGTTCAAGGAAACCGTTCTTAGTGACTAACATATTATACAAATGTAGGACGAATGTGTTATCATGCGATAGCTTTTCCGTTCTTCAAAAAGTTCTCGTCGTCCACGATTGTGTAGCGGTTGCTTCTGTATGTGTCCAGTTCAAAAATGTACTTCTTGCCGCAGTCCTTCATCAGCTTGTGGATGACTGGCTTGATGTTTTCAATGCCCGCGAGATTCGCCAGTTCATTGTAGTAGACAAACTATAAGTGTAGATTGTAAGTAAACTTGAGATTCGATGAATGAAGTACCCGGTACATTCTACCTCTGCACTTAAAGGGTGGAAGAGTACCTATGTATATAAATCTTTGTGCCTATGTATTTCCTACTAACAATGCTAAACAATTTTCCGGTTTGCTTATCTGTTTACTCATACTCATACTTGATTTTCTTTTCACAAATGTAGCGGACCTTGAAAGAGGTGCTCAACTCACCTGTCGCTCGCCCATCTGATGTGCCTTCTTGTGGTTGTGGACGCCGCAGCCCCAGCGCTCCCCGATCTCCTGCTCCAGCTCGGCGATCATCTGCTCCCGCGAGGGGAACTCCCGCTGGCCCGTGAAGAACTTCAGCGTGAAGCGCACCTGCATGTCGAAGATGTGGGTGGGGATCACGTTGAAGGGCAGCCCCACGAAAGCCATGGTCGGGTGGTTGATGTTCACGCAGTGCTTCCACAGTGGCTGGACGAAGTTGTCTATCACCTGGATGCCCACGTCGGTGCTGAGACAGGGGAATGTGTACTTGTAGCCGGTGCAGAAGAGCACATGGTCGAAGCTCTCCGAGCTGCCGTCTGCGAAGACGGCCCCCTCGGGGGTGAAGCGCTGCACGTCCGGCTTCTGTGTGACGTTGCCCATGAAGGCTGTGTTGGGAGTGGTGGGCAGGTGGTGGCTGAGGAACACCTCCTTGGCGGACACGCGCACGTGGTTGGTGATGTCCATGCCGCTGGGTCCGGCGCCGATGATCAGAACACGCTCGTCTGAAAGGTAAATGCCATACGTCAGATTTTAGTTTAAGTATGTCCACCATTCCTGGTGTTGCTATCGAAGAATCAACTTGAAACCCATTCCTCTTCTGTTAATTCATATCAAGTTTTGATCTATGGCAACACTACGTATGAGTGATAAACGTAGAGTGGTGTGCCGAAAAACTTATcttattaacatttaaaaagttaGCGCATTTCAGCACTAAAGTTATAAATCTGCAGACTAGATCCCTTGGGGTAAACAAATAGTGGGATTGCGCGGTATATTTAGCTATCACTGCGAAAGCACGTGCCAGGCGCGCTTTAAAATTGGCACAGACTGGGgcacttgttattattacgTCACTCGGCCGTCAACAATATTATCTGCTGTCGAGGGTGCTCCAATTATTTATGAGGAATACAGAAGTGGGACTCTGGCCAGACGGCTACGCTGGTTGCCAGGTACCAGGCTTTGGATTTGGCAGGCTGACACAAACAAGATATAGCTCGCAGCTCTTATCTCACCCTTGAACTTATCTGCCCTGCGGTACAGGTGGCTGTGCATCTTCTTGCCCTGGAACAGGTCCAGCCCCTCCACCCGCGGTATGTCCGGCTCCGTGTAGTGGCCATTACAGACGTACACAAAGTCGTAGTAGACCGGGTCGCAGGTATCCGTGCTGTGGTCCCACACATAGACCTGCAAAGTGATCGGATGTCAGTCGGTATTTCACCAGATCAAGATCCGTGTGAGCGGCGCATAACAAGCCGCAGTGATTGGGACACCGCAAAACTGGTTCGAAAGTACGTGACGTCGCTACCAACCTCCCAGTCGTCCAGGCGAGGACGCACTCTTATCACTTCGTGCTGCAGCTTGATGTGCGGCTTCAGCTTGAAGTGTTCCGCATAGGAGCGGAGGAATTCCAGCACCTGGTTGGAGGTGATGAAGGATTCGTCGATGTCGGCGGGGTACGAGTAGTCCGGATAGCCCATGACCTCCTTGGGCAGATTGGTGCTGCAACCGAACAGTCGAAAGTCAGACATATTTCTGTAGCACACATCAGTAGATCACCTACCGCAAGCCCTCGTACATGCTGCTGTGCACCTCGTCGTACTCATCTTTCGGCATTTCCTCCGAGAAAATCCAGGTGCCCCCGATTTCGCTTCCCCGCTCATAGGCCACCGCATCCAGGCCCGCTTCCAGGGAGTTCTTCAGAGCGCACAGACCCGCTGTTCCAGCTGAAATGCAATGTCAGATAGGCAGCTTCCCGGAGAGGACTTGCTCATTACCTCCTATGACGCAAACGCGACGCTTCTGGTCCAATGGAGTTTTCATCATTTTCGGTTATTCCCTAATGGTAGCGGGTTTTCGAAGTAGCTTGTCTTTGTCTTTCGGTAACACGTCGCCTCGCCTCTGAGACTGACCAACGACTAACCGAGGGGCTCGAGCTCCCAGAGGTATTATAGACCCGGGAAGGCGTCACGACGTGCGCTACAGTCGAGTATACTAGATTGTTTACGAGCTGGCTGCGGCTGATAAGTTCGTTCCCACATGGCTGTGTAGGGAATACGGAGCATGAGTAACTTCGGGGAAAGGGGACTTGGCCAGGCGGCTTCATCCACCGCTACGCCTTATCATTGGCGATTGCCAGTGACATAACTGCGACGCTGGCGTTGGCATCGCCTTAGGCGTTCTGTAAGCCTCTGGAACCCGCCGCCAACGGATCGGAATTACAGTAGTCCTAAAGTAAATCCAGCTAAATCAACCCAAAGTATCTCGACCCTGCAAATTCCCTTaaaattttggttttaatacAGAAAAAACAGTAGTTGAACGAAGAAGTTTTTGAGTTTCGATTGATTATATATTCTTTTCTctagaaaatatataactCATTGTAATATACCACACCATATTATAAAAAGCACCCTTAAATCAGCATCATTGTTTACTGGTAATCCTACCCTGACttcttaataataacaaatagaTTATTAGCACGACATCACCTAATCATACTAATCATAATCATTTTTCGGCTTTCTAGAAGCGGTAAACCTTATGAACCCCAAACTTGCTTTAGCTTTAGGATTGCGACTGTGAGCCATGAACATCTGGCTCTGGCAGGAACCGATCCCAAAAAGCGATCGTAACGAGCGCCCTGATAGCACTATCGCTGAGATTCGGCGGAGATGTATACCCCTTACCCGGAGTCACTGTGTCAATTCAGTTTAACAGCCTATTTGAGCTTTAATTATCAGCTGGCCGCACCAGCACAGCGAGCGTGCATTGGCAATCATCGGCGAcgggaaaataattaatttcattcAATTACAAAAACATTGCCGAGGGCAACATTGTATCAGCCAGCCCAGCGAAGCCTATGGAAAATTATTTGCTGGGGGTGTTAATAGAGGTTGGCTGTAGTCTTAGGAAACGGGCGTGAGGAAGCCAAGTAGTAGATGTTTCTGCGGCGGTGATAATGGAATTGATTGGGAATTCAACATAAGCCTGCTTCGACAGCTCCTTGGGTTAATCAATAGCCAGTGAAGTGTTTGTACTCCACGCTTCCCGGCAATCGCCCACTTAGATCTCACTTTGATATGATATTTATTTGGTTCTTACTTTGTAAATAATGGGAACTTCCTGGGCGCTAGTCTGGGTTAAATTGAACGCAAATTAAACACGGAATTATTTAAGTACGAAcgttcttaaaatataattgtgcCCTATACGCACTAGGTTTTCTCTAGAACTCATACTCCTCCGACTTGCCATTTTAATGTCTATTGTTCGGGAATGTTATGTTGAATTTTCTCTGGAATTTGTATACCCtggcagagggtataatgtgAAGGAGACGTTCCCGACCTCataagtatatttttaatcagcatcactagacgcaaactagtctctcagttttaaagctattgtgctgaaagtttcccaaaagtctaattttgtttgcaggtagtatataagtcggaacctcCAGGATCGGACAACCTTAACttatagctccaataggaataatcggaacaaaaaatgtttaaaaattatgtctttggtgtttttttttacatatagcCTCCTACgctaggaaataacatttttaagtagttatgaatttcgagTTAAGTTTAatcaaattcggacgactatatcatatagctgccactcgaacaatcggaaaattggtgggaaaatgacatcaaaaaattatatctttggtgtttcttacatataacttaaaaagcttgcaaataacatttttaattagttctgaatttcgaatttaattttatgtcggacgactataacatatgtatgtcataggaacgattggtttgaaaataatatgactttttgacatattatcttataatattgggaaaataattttttatatttttaagagtttcgaatcaagtttaataaaaatcgagcGACTCTAATACATACATAGCTGTCAAAGTAACAGTCAGagaaagaatgaaatattattaaataaatattatatcattatatCATTTTGTTTAGGAAAATATAGTACATTATTTTATAGTTATAAGCTGAAATA is part of the Drosophila biarmipes strain raj3 chromosome 2R, RU_DBia_V1.1, whole genome shotgun sequence genome and encodes:
- the LOC108030413 gene encoding flavin-containing monooxygenase 5; the protein is MMKTPLDQKRRVCVIGAGTAGLCALKNSLEAGLDAVAYERGSEIGGTWIFSEEMPKDEYDEVHSSMYEGLRTNLPKEVMGYPDYSYPADIDESFITSNQVLEFLRSYAEHFKLKPHIKLQHEVIRVRPRLDDWEVYVWDHSTDTCDPVYYDFVYVCNGHYTEPDIPRVEGLDLFQGKKMHSHLYRRADKFKDERVLIIGAGPSGMDITNHVRVSAKEVFLSHHLPTTPNTAFMGNVTQKPDVQRFTPEGAVFADGSSESFDHVLFCTGYKYTFPCLSTDVGIQVIDNFVQPLWKHCVNINHPTMAFVGLPFNVIPTHIFDMQVRFTLKFFTGQREFPSREQMIAELEQEIGERWGCGVHNHKKAHQMGERQFVYYNELANLAGIENIKPVIHKLMKDCGKKYIFELDTYRSNRYTIVDDENFLKNGKAIA
- the LOC108030201 gene encoding AT-rich interactive domain-containing protein 2, which codes for MGASTIDSVRVLLQSLPAAAASIGSQPADQQTPVKMGLSGTPLRSRHPSQLQVVPEKVEEKPASPPEEFWRDLQQFHERRGTPLTQPAKISGKQVDLYKLYREVTERGGFNKVNMRDEWEEVYSAMETLRERCVNGTAGIKHIYRRYLDKYERLNFFGEDPDKMEALEAAIENAEMGGGRSRSRFLAGASGGLGSIFGSAHSTLPAVPMSYNQRQHSVNVDRRRQYKMSTHLHRHSTYEKLLLSLLSPLPNEQDFAINVCTLMANEVRHTLQLSECPKLLDVLLAHLGVYADFTMRQLFQHSYAEVRHHSQLSFWRDLLHDRPQILELYTDEQAWLDNGLISKEDSENSAARSELLAACDELDFLNLRRSNGTDERMGQRVLQIVQLVRALSFHQENHALLASNRTLWRYLVMGANVRWSNIHIQALETAGNLAQQFELLDPTTDELSRNLLATLCEGIDSNDRAVIISCLEILYKLCSREGNSQHINRCLGLDFYQRAMLLLSLTDVMLIIFTLEAVYALSSLGARPCSMLMQVRGLLDQLVALITVEAQSYGADGCILMRVVEVVPGNMIASMAQNMPALQAPAAAASITTLPTSLQVAVKPPAVLPTPTPAQTQVLLPQGEQQSLVTVPIPGLSVPSLPQVNLPVPSLPQVQLPPIAATVPLPSLPNVSQSFTHEDEQYALAWLGATYERAGNGNDLRVEQAELYRIYLSHCQKAGKLSVVNHMQFPRLVRLIFNQSVGPVIVRQMDGTELPGTYYVGIRMRAQPLVMQQRPATNIVAVKKETPILPKPQQSDPAQTEVPAEETASSAATPPPSSSLIKSLLANKVTERQQKQKAQALTPQPPALVATTASATNASQPIKVTSTAISAFVNNPLMQHTPVKVGQTTIKPLHPQMAIEKKPITDSAPPPLAPLSGANVVTKDPSGRTLIIASAAAKRKLTIDEEQNKRLALDAAASSSSSNSSAGKEEAQVTPSKNAANLYADLAASILEDEDMDDVPPLAKSSQEQPQQQSQQQLQLIPAKVQPTQRQLVFPASNAVSQTPPPQLKLATTATIKTDQGLQTVPVILQPKSSLDSTPAPQTQYVLATNQQGQTYLVAQQTQPTIPTSTQSAPPTLLVTQTPQQQTKTIIILQQPGGVSAANVAGTQKMIMTTAQGQQVLVTTTTAPQLAQPRAATPQQQIFIAPQRPVPALGAGQMSPSLLSQLNQIPATIKLHQPQPQPQLVSPQLAPQQRLVATKPGAALPIPQLQQHQSIIQQHIISGPATTTSGGAVQGQGEKRQVILGGIKETLITQTPATAAPLQQSQLNSQTIITTQPPTSTATIGGAALQQQQHMRTALDQQQQNHPSIIQQKITMPAISDATKPKATAVPAPGTPSSTVLLAKKPLLPSVTQAVVVTPSGISDSTEGGKVIVTAGSEAKPAEHQVVAQTTAGSTVVTTAPSSSALVVSQSVYATPASNGSPTPSAMPVDANWLFICDWRNCPRKKYKSLNELKYHVCNVHCPDHLDSDADIYCQWGSGPTFCDNRARKRYSLMTHLIDRHLTTENLRASVQRRLATGIHNVAPTQPPVTIVRNEGHAQRLAGLPSGASSGPAAAAPVVGSAAMQAMSRHTSDYTNAKEFMDENEGPVTKSIRLTAALIIRNLVTYSSTAKRTLKRYEPHLANVALSNVEASGVLSHIMYELSQ